In a genomic window of Deltaproteobacteria bacterium:
- a CDS encoding pilus assembly protein, giving the protein MKDDHGQSMLEFIISFPLVLIIVLAVIQLSLLAQTRLFLEYAAFNSARAAIVQPDNMEAVTDAARLSMTPISPALDKVIGLGVLTDTINSVSNAIAGISSLPFRYAYAWQFTNTKFAANTLQNDDDITVHVDYLAYLYIPLVNRLMGQKGSALLKILSDYSNNTDNGWLSTIASVIGNDYFYPLSTEMTLSIERTDGSEAADPSKCTYSYTDNKGLKHNYTYDEVYKSGTYKNGRPQYHTDKSRTGISRIVKQECP; this is encoded by the coding sequence ATGAAAGACGATCATGGACAGTCCATGCTTGAGTTTATAATTTCCTTTCCACTTGTTCTGATTATTGTGCTTGCAGTTATACAGCTTTCTCTGCTTGCACAAACAAGGCTTTTTTTGGAGTACGCTGCGTTTAATTCCGCGAGGGCAGCGATTGTCCAGCCTGATAATATGGAAGCTGTTACAGATGCGGCAAGGCTGTCAATGACGCCTATTTCACCTGCACTTGATAAAGTTATCGGACTTGGAGTGCTAACCGATACAATTAACAGCGTTAGCAATGCCATAGCAGGTATCAGTTCATTACCTTTTAGGTATGCTTATGCATGGCAGTTTACAAATACAAAGTTCGCCGCAAACACCCTACAGAATGATGATGATATTACTGTTCATGTTGATTATCTTGCATACCTTTACATCCCTTTAGTTAACAGGCTAATGGGTCAGAAAGGCTCTGCCCTATTAAAGATATTATCAGATTATTCAAATAATACCGATAATGGATGGTTAAGTACAATAGCCTCTGTAATCGGCAATGACTATTTCTACCCTTTATCAACAGAGATGACCTTGTCGATTGAACGAACCGATGGGTCAGAAGCTGCTGATCCGTCAAAATGTACATACTCATATACAGACAACAAAGGTCTAAAACATAACTATACATATGATGAGGTTTACAAATCAGGGACATACAAGAACGGCAGGCCACAATATCATACCGACAAAAGCAGGACAGGCATAAGCAGGATCGTTAAACAGGAGTGCCCATGA
- a CDS encoding pilus assembly protein TadG-related protein, whose protein sequence is MSIARLRYDEHGQAMVFVVITLITLIIFISAVANVGRELSYKIELQNTSDNASVAGAVWESRGLNLIAGLNQGIVLSVELIILTITAIAVLSVCSATLWWAGIGEACASALPLMVNFARKAIPRLWNTAKELSKLEKKIAEVFPYIVPAAVELASGADTYSPLSITYPYRPSGDVPPPLTPEAISLNVDKGTFSDLIKAIMSDIENKIESISPLLAKAFSKLDKSIDLSALAPNGSVKTSYNDNHSYGDYTDAVNAYNKAKESPSSYPDVSTTKKVDANWHYITTTFSNPDPCADCTQKVVSKTGCTDISWIKNTAPDEKFLDDFVSCVPEDCSNNPPIQKGGVLNMPLNEKVFCKLDMSIETTTKSKSPSELPFPMKLHERANEFLYIAVATTDLGKKRQPVFISNKALLPEDKNPWGFLAFSQSKPQSKSTGPGDVLLEMDWDAHLTKFTALRSVSQQLKLKSSNFINWIDEKLILH, encoded by the coding sequence ATGAGTATAGCAAGATTAAGATACGATGAGCATGGCCAGGCAATGGTATTTGTTGTTATAACATTGATTACGTTAATCATATTTATCTCTGCTGTTGCGAATGTCGGCAGAGAGCTATCATACAAGATAGAGCTGCAGAATACATCAGATAATGCATCTGTTGCAGGTGCAGTATGGGAGTCAAGGGGCTTGAATCTAATAGCAGGACTTAATCAGGGGATCGTATTATCGGTTGAGCTGATTATCTTAACCATAACAGCCATTGCAGTTCTAAGTGTTTGCTCTGCTACATTATGGTGGGCCGGTATTGGAGAGGCATGCGCTTCAGCATTACCACTTATGGTAAATTTTGCAAGAAAGGCAATTCCAAGACTCTGGAATACTGCTAAAGAATTATCAAAGCTTGAAAAAAAGATCGCAGAGGTCTTCCCTTACATAGTGCCTGCAGCAGTTGAGTTAGCATCTGGTGCGGACACATACAGCCCTTTATCAATTACCTATCCTTATAGACCTTCTGGTGATGTGCCTCCGCCCCTCACACCTGAAGCAATATCATTAAATGTAGATAAAGGCACATTCTCTGATCTGATCAAGGCAATTATGAGTGATATAGAGAACAAGATTGAATCCATTTCACCGCTTTTAGCAAAGGCATTTAGTAAGTTAGATAAATCTATAGATTTAAGTGCGCTTGCTCCAAACGGCTCTGTAAAGACATCGTATAATGATAATCATAGCTATGGTGACTATACAGATGCAGTTAATGCTTATAATAAAGCAAAAGAATCTCCATCTTCCTACCCTGATGTATCAACTACAAAAAAGGTAGATGCAAACTGGCATTACATAACAACAACCTTTTCAAACCCTGATCCATGTGCTGATTGCACCCAAAAGGTTGTATCAAAAACAGGCTGTACGGATATATCATGGATTAAGAACACTGCACCGGATGAAAAATTTTTAGATGATTTTGTAAGCTGCGTACCGGAGGACTGCAGCAATAATCCGCCTATACAAAAAGGTGGGGTGCTTAACATGCCGCTTAATGAGAAGGTTTTTTGTAAACTTGATATGTCCATAGAAACAACCACTAAAAGTAAGTCACCTTCAGAGCTTCCATTCCCCATGAAACTCCATGAAAGGGCTAATGAGTTTTTATACATAGCTGTTGCTACAACTGACCTTGGTAAAAAAAGGCAGCCTGTTTTTATAAGTAATAAAGCATTACTGCCGGAGGATAAAAACCCCTGGGGATTTCTTGCTTTTTCGCAATCAAAGCCGCAGAGCAAAAGCACGGGTCCCGGAGATGTTTTACTTGAAATGGATTGGGATGCCCATCTTACAAAATTCACAGCATTACGATCTGTTTCACAGCAGTTAAAGCTAAAATCTTCTAACTTTATTAATTGGATAGATGAAAAACTTATACTTCATTAA